From Micromonospora echinospora:
ATCTCCACCTGGAAGCTGTAGCCGTTCGACTGGACCCGGTCCAGCCCGATCTCGCGCAGCGCCTCGGCCCGCCAGATCTTGAACCCGGCGGTCAGGTCACGGATGCGCACCCGCAGCAGCGTGTGCACGTACAGGTTGGCCCAGCCGCTGAGCGCGCGCCGGTAGAGCGGCCAGTTCTCGTCCAGCTCACCGCCGGGCACGTACCGCGAGCCGATGACCACCGAAGCCTGCGTGGAGAGCAGCGCGCCGAGCATGCCGGGCAGCGCCTCCGGCGGGTGCGACAGGTCGGCGTCCATCTGGGCGACGAAGTCCGCGCCGTCGTCGAGCGCCCGGCCGATGCCGTCCACGTACGCCCGGCCGAGACCCTCCTTGCCCGGGCGGTGCACCACCGTCACCCGCTCCGGGTGCTCGATGGCCAGCTTGTCGGCGACCTCACCGGTGCCGTCCGGGGAGTTGTCGTCCGCGACCAGCACCTTCAACCCCGGCAGAGGCAACGCGAGGAGGCGCTCGACCAGCACCGGGAGGTTGCCCGCCTCGTTGTAGGTCGGAACGACGACGGTCAGGCGCGCATCCCCCCACGGGGAGGGCAACTGCACGGGTTCGATCATCACGGACATCCTCGGTCAGCCGACAGGTTCACCTGAGAGGGTATCCAGTGGGCCGCGCGTCGGCCGCACAGACGCCCCGCCCGAGGGATCGATCACCGCTCCGGCTTCTGCCGCGTCGCGATGTCGGACAGCCGGGCCAGCGTCTCCCGGTTGCGCAGATGCAGCACCAGGTCGTTGAGCTTGGTCCGGACCCACCGCAGCGGCCCGGCGGCGAAGTCCTCGCCGAGGGTCACCCGGGTCCGGCCGTCCTCCAGCGGTTCCAGGGCGAACGCCACGATCGCCTCGCCGGCCGGCCACAACCCGGCGCGCAGCACGAGCCGGTGCGGCGCCTGGCACTCCAGCACGGTGGACTTGTCCTGGAGCGAGAACGGCCAGGGCCCGGCCCGATGGTGCAGATTGCTGCCGACGCGGGGCCACGCGTCGTCCACGTCCCGCACGTGCGCGGTGCCCACCACCCAGTCGCTGTACGTCCACCCGTCCGCGAGCACCTCGAAGACCTGCTCCGGGGGCGCGTCGATCACCTTCTCCACAACCGCCATCACCAACCGGTACCCCGGCGCGGGCCGCCGCTAACGGCGATGCGGGTTAGCTTCTCGGGGGCGGCGGGTAACGCCGGACCGGGCCGGTCGTGGCACGCGTGCGCCGGCCGTGCGGCACCGGCGGGGCGCGCCTGGCGCCGACGTCGACGTTTACTCCTCGGGGGCTCGGGAACCCGCCGCCCGTGCGACGGGACCAGGAGCGGGATCAGTGCAGGTCAGCCCGGGTTGACCCGGGTGCTGACCGGTTCCCGTCCGGCCTGTACGACGCGGTGCTGCTGGACCGGGACGGCACGCTGGTCGAGGACGTGCCGTACAACGGCGATCCGGAGAAGGTACGGCCGGTGCCGGGTGCTCGGGAGGCGCTGGACCGCTTGCGGGCGGCCGGGTTGCGGCTCGCCGTCGTCACGAACCAGTCCGGCCTGGCCCGCGGCTACTTCACCGCGGACGAGCTGCGCCTGGTCAACGCCCGGGTGGAGGAGCTGCTCGGGCCCTTCGACCACTGGGCGATCTGCCCGCACGCGGAAGCCGACGGGTGCGCCTGCCGCAAGCCCGCGCCCGGCCTCGTGCACGAGGCCGCTGCCGCGCTCGGCACCACACCCACCCGGTGCGTGCTGATCGGGGACATCGGCGCGGACACGGCTGCCGCCGCCGCTGCGGGGGCCGCCGCGATCATGGTGCCCACGCCGGCCACCCGGGCCGCCGAGGTGGCCGCCGCGCCGACAGTCGCCGCCGACCTGCCGGACGCGGTGAGCACCGTGCTGGCAAGGATGCGCCTGACGGCCGCGCCGGAACGCGCGCGCCGCAGCCGCCGGGGCACTGTCCTCGTCGTGCGCAGCGACGCCGCCGGGGACGTGCTGGTGACCGGTCCGGGCATCCGCGCGGTAGCGTCCGGGGCCGAGCGGGTGGTGCTGCTGTGCGGGCCACGCGGCCGGGCCGCAGCCGAACTGCTGCCCGGCGTGGACGAGATCATCGAAGCGCCGCTGCCCTGGATCGACGCGCCCGCCCCACCCGTCGACCCCGCCGCCATGCGCGCGCTCACCGACCGGCTCGCCACGGTACGCGTCGACGAAGCGGTCGTGTTCACCTCCTTCCACCAGTCACCCCTGCCCCTGGCGCTGCTGCTGCGCCTGGCCGGCGTGCCCCGGATCAGCGCCATCAGCGACGACTACCCCGGCAGCCTCCTCGACGTCCGCCACCGCGTCCCCGCCGGCGTACCCGAACCCGAACGCGCCCTGTCCCTCGCCGCCGCCGCCGGCTACGCGCTGCCCGACCACGACGAACCCGCCCTGCGCATCCGCACCGACCGCCTTCCGCCGCCCGCGGCCGAGGCCGGGGCGGCCGGCTACGTGGTGCTGCACCCCGGATCCTCGGTGGAGACCCGCGCCTGCCCGGAGGAACTGGCCACCCGCGTGGTCCGGGTGCTCGGCGCGGCCGGTCACCGGGTGGTGGTCACCGGCGGGCCGGACGAGCGAGGGCTGACCGCGCGGGTCGCCGCGGCGGGCGGCGTCGACCTGGGCGGGCGCACCGGGCTGGCGGAGCTGGCCGCGGTGGTCGCCGGAGCCGGCGCGCTGGTGGTCGGCAACACCGGGCCCGCGCACCTGGCCGCGGCGCTCGGCGTGCCGGTGGTGAGCCTGTTCGCGCCGACGGTGCCGTTCGGACAGTGGGGGCCCTACCGGGTGCCGACCGTGCGCCTCGGTGACGCGGCGGCGCCCTGCCGGGACACCCGCGCCACCGTCTGCCCGGTCCCCGGGCACCCGTGCCTGTCGGCGGTCGAGCCGGGCCGGGTGCTGGAGGCGTTGCGGCTGCTCGGCGTGCCGGCGCCGGTCCCGGGCGGGGTGGTCGGATGAACATCCTGCTGTGGCACGTGCACGGCTCCTGGACGACGTCCTTCGTGCACGGCAAGCACCGCTACCTCGTGCCGGTGACCCCCGACCGGGGCCCCTACGGCCTCGGCCGGGCGCGCACCTACCCGTGGCCGGACAGCGCCGTCGAGGTCACTCCCGAGGCTCTGCGGGACACCGACGTCGACCTGGTCGTCCTCCAGCGCCCCGAGGAGCTCGACCTGGCCGCCGAGTGGCTCGGCCGCCGTCCCGGCCGCGACCTTCCGGCGATCTACGTCGAGCACAACACGCCGAAAGGCGACGTGCCGAACACCCGGCACCCGATGGCCGACCGCGACGACCTGCTCCTGACGCACGTCACGGCCTTCAACGAGCTGTTCTGGGACAACGGGACGACCCGCACCACAGTGGTCGACCACGGCGTCGTACCGCCCGCCGTCGAATGGACCGGGAAGCTCGACCGCCTCGCCGTCGTCATCAACGAGCCGGTACGCCGCTGGCGGATCACCGGCACCGACCTTCTCGCCCGGTTCGCCGCCGTCGCCCCGCTCGACGTCTACGGCATGAAGGTGGCCGGCCTCGCCGCCCACCTCGGGCTGCCCGAGGACCGGCTGACCAGCCACGACGACGTACCGCAGCACGCCATGCACGCCGAACTCGCCAAACGGCGCGCCTACCTGCACCTGTGCCGCTGGACCTCACTCGGCCTCAGCCTCGTCGAGGCCATGACCATGGGCATGCCCGTGGTGGCGCTGGCCACCACGGAAGCGGTGGAAGCCGTACCGCCGGAGGCGGGCGCGCTCTCCACCCGGGTCGACACGCTCGTCGACGCCGCCCGTGGCCTGCTGGACGACCCGGAGTCCGCCCGCCGGGCGGGCGCCGCGGCGCGGGCCGCCGCCCGGAGCCGCTACGGCCTGGAGCGTTTCCTCGCCGACTGGGACCGGCTGCTGGAGGAGGAAGTATGCGCATCGCGATGATCTCGGAGCACGCCAGCCCGCTCGCCGTCCTCGGCGGCGAGGACGCCGGTGGCCAGAACACGCATGTCGCGGAGCTCTCCGCCGCGCTCGCGGCCGCCGGTCACGACGTCCGGGTCTACACCCGGCTCGACGCGGTGGACCTGCCGGTGAGCG
This genomic window contains:
- a CDS encoding HAD-IIIA family hydrolase, with amino-acid sequence MRRDQERDQCRSARVDPGADRFPSGLYDAVLLDRDGTLVEDVPYNGDPEKVRPVPGAREALDRLRAAGLRLAVVTNQSGLARGYFTADELRLVNARVEELLGPFDHWAICPHAEADGCACRKPAPGLVHEAAAALGTTPTRCVLIGDIGADTAAAAAAGAAAIMVPTPATRAAEVAAAPTVAADLPDAVSTVLARMRLTAAPERARRSRRGTVLVVRSDAAGDVLVTGPGIRAVASGAERVVLLCGPRGRAAAELLPGVDEIIEAPLPWIDAPAPPVDPAAMRALTDRLATVRVDEAVVFTSFHQSPLPLALLLRLAGVPRISAISDDYPGSLLDVRHRVPAGVPEPERALSLAAAAGYALPDHDEPALRIRTDRLPPPAAEAGAAGYVVLHPGSSVETRACPEELATRVVRVLGAAGHRVVVTGGPDERGLTARVAAAGGVDLGGRTGLAELAAVVAGAGALVVGNTGPAHLAAALGVPVVSLFAPTVPFGQWGPYRVPTVRLGDAAAPCRDTRATVCPVPGHPCLSAVEPGRVLEALRLLGVPAPVPGGVVG
- a CDS encoding SRPBCC family protein; its protein translation is MAVVEKVIDAPPEQVFEVLADGWTYSDWVVGTAHVRDVDDAWPRVGSNLHHRAGPWPFSLQDKSTVLECQAPHRLVLRAGLWPAGEAIVAFALEPLEDGRTRVTLGEDFAAGPLRWVRTKLNDLVLHLRNRETLARLSDIATRQKPER
- a CDS encoding glycosyltransferase, producing the protein MNILLWHVHGSWTTSFVHGKHRYLVPVTPDRGPYGLGRARTYPWPDSAVEVTPEALRDTDVDLVVLQRPEELDLAAEWLGRRPGRDLPAIYVEHNTPKGDVPNTRHPMADRDDLLLTHVTAFNELFWDNGTTRTTVVDHGVVPPAVEWTGKLDRLAVVINEPVRRWRITGTDLLARFAAVAPLDVYGMKVAGLAAHLGLPEDRLTSHDDVPQHAMHAELAKRRAYLHLCRWTSLGLSLVEAMTMGMPVVALATTEAVEAVPPEAGALSTRVDTLVDAARGLLDDPESARRAGAAARAAARSRYGLERFLADWDRLLEEEVCASR
- a CDS encoding polyprenol monophosphomannose synthase, with product MIEPVQLPSPWGDARLTVVVPTYNEAGNLPVLVERLLALPLPGLKVLVADDNSPDGTGEVADKLAIEHPERVTVVHRPGKEGLGRAYVDGIGRALDDGADFVAQMDADLSHPPEALPGMLGALLSTQASVVIGSRYVPGGELDENWPLYRRALSGWANLYVHTLLRVRIRDLTAGFKIWRAEALREIGLDRVQSNGYSFQVEMHYLATKLGHTILEVPIRFEERRDGDSKMTTATKIESALMPFKLRSRHRNIDS